A genomic region of Epinephelus moara isolate mb chromosome 23, YSFRI_EMoa_1.0, whole genome shotgun sequence contains the following coding sequences:
- the gramd4a gene encoding GRAM domain-containing protein 4 isoform X3, with protein sequence MAQFQERTKAATLPSRSCASVPGTSRMQRRMALCKLDDCTFDSFELLYSGAIDKIKSHKSNLNLKEELRKLREETNVDSLRQELERERSKRIDLEQKMNEVLKTRLEDSPPQPPRKQQSPSNNGTADKQQKEVWSSRLQKWLYERFGVYIEDFRFQPEESTVEAEEPLSAKRLTENMRRLKRGARPVTNFLRNLSALSNWHSVYTSAIAFIIYMNAAWHGWAIPMLLFLAILRLSLNYLIARGWRIQWSIVPEVSEPMEPPKEDLTVSEKFQLVLDVAQKAQNLFGKMADVLEKIKNLFMWVQPESTRKLYICLWVTFITSCVLPYKLLGFMMGLYAGIKFFIIDFLFKSCPKLRDKYDTPYIVWNSLPTDPQLKERTNATVSRRVQPVVSRSSLATVPCGVSREEETGRSHSTKKGAFHEVFNLQESERPLAVCENGWRCCLINRDRKMPTDYIRNGVLYVTENYLCFESSSSRSSSSKKNKVIKLVDITDIQKYKVLSVLPGSGMGISIATPSTQKPLVFGAMIHRDEAFEAIFTQYMKIMTTTKPPASAEL encoded by the exons atggcacagtttcaagaAAGAACCAAGGCGGCCACTCTGCCGTCCCGTTCCTGCGCGAGTGTCCCAGGGACTAGCCGAATGCAGAGACGGATGGCTTTGTGCAAGCTGGACGACTGCACCTTTGACAGCTTTGAGCTGCTTTATAGTGGAGCTATCGATAAGATCAAAAGCCACAAAAGTAACCTCAACCTCA aggaggagctgaggaagCTGCGGGAAGAGACCAATGTGGACTCTCTGCGGCAGGAGCTAGAGCGAGAGCGAAGCAAAAGGATAGACCTGGAGCAGAAGATGAATGAGGTGCTGAAGACCAG GCTGGAGGACTCTCCGCCACAGCCTCCCCGGAAACAGCAGTCGCCCTCAAACAATGGAACAG CAGACAAACAGCAGAAGGAGGTGTGGAGCTCGCGGCTGCAGAAGTGGCTGTACGAGCGCTTCGGGGTTTACATCGAAGACTTTCGTTTCCAGCCGGAGGAGAGCACCGTGGAGGCCGAGGAACCACTAAGTGCTAAAAG GTTAACAGAAAATATGAGGCGACTCA AGCGAGGAGCCAGACCTGTCACCAACTTTTTGAGGAACCTCTCCGCCTTATCTAATTGGCACTCTGTCTACACCTCAGCTATTGCCTTCATT ATCTACATGAATGCTGCTTGGCATGGCTGGGCCATTCCCATGTTACTCTTCCTGGCTATCCTGCGCTTGTCCTTAAATTACCTCATTGCCAG AGGTTGGAGGATCCAGTGGAGCATTGTGCCTGAGGTCTCAGAACCCATG GAGCCTCCAAAGGAAGACTTGACTGTATCTGAGAAGTTCCAGCTTGTACTTGATGTTGCACAAAAAGCACAG AACCTGTTTGGTAAAATGGCCGATGTTTTGGAGAAGataaaaaa CCTTTTCATGTGGGTGCAGCCAGAGAGCACCCGGAAACTCTACATCTGCCTGTGGGTGACTTTCATCACCTCCTGCGTCCTGCCATATAAACTATTGGGCTTCATGATGG GTCTATACGCCGGCATCAAGTTCTTCATCATAGACTTCCTGTTCAAGAGCTGTCCGAAGCTGCGGGACAAGTACGACACACCCTACATcgtgtggaacagcctgcccaCAGACCCTCAGCTCAAAGAAAGGACCAACGCCACTGTGTCGAGGCGG GTTCAGCCGGTGGTTTCTCGAAGCAGCCTCGCCACCGTCCCATGTGGGgtgagcagagaggaggagacaggtcGCTCCCACAGCACCAAGAAGGGAGCCTTTCATGAGGTCTTCAACCTGCAGGAGTCAGAGCGCCCTCTGGCGG tgtgtgagaACGGCTGGAGGTGTTGCCTCATAAACAGAGACAGGAAGATGCCCACAGACTACATCAGGAACGGAGTGCTCTACGTCACAGAGAA TTACCTGTGCTTTGAGAGCTCCAGCTCCAGATCCAGCTCCTCCAAGAAGAATAAAGTCATCAAGCTGGTGGACATCACTGACATACAGAAG TACAAAGTGCTTTCAGTCCTACCAGGAAGTGGGATGGGCATCTCTATAGCTACTCCTTCCACTCAGAAG CCATTGGTGTTTGGTGCCATGATCCACAGAGACGAGGCTTTCGAGGCCATCTTCACCCAGTACATGAAGATCATGACCACCACCAAACCACCTGCCAGCGCAGAGCTCTAG